Proteins encoded together in one Plasmodium vivax chromosome 6, whole genome shotgun sequence window:
- a CDS encoding hypothetical protein, conserved (encoded by transcript PVX_110805A) has product MYQHKFKKCISVFQKRSLTRQNSNYNFFFIISFCYPFIYNSLGINEFDVSSRVSLKANYSRNLSDNNLSEIVVDIFNVIDYNNYDDGDIEHLENDNYETRLRNEWNQLENDENIDWLTITLKTYESFVGKNSQITPETEIRHIRWCNIVDALYYFRKAQNEEHRAGLEFFLDALREKMQERDIEDLNEEEEESWNHLKMAKVKENNEWKNYQLLTWKYWNQAESAESARIIRQ; this is encoded by the coding sequence atgtatcaACATAAGTTTAAGAAATGCATATCTGTATTTCAAAAGAGGAGCCTAACACGACAAAATTCCaactataatttttttttcattatctcCTTTTGTTATccctttatatataacagCTTAGGCATCAACGAGTTCGATGTATCTTCGAGGGTTTCACTTAAAGCAAATTATTCTCGAAACCTATCAGATAATAATTTATCTGAAATCGTTGTAGATATATTTAACGTGATAGATTATAACAATTATGATGATGGTGACATTGAGCATTTAGAGAATGACAACTATGAAACTAGATTGAGAAATGAGTGGAATCAACTAGAAAACGACGAAAATATAGATTGGCTTACCATTACGCTAAAAACGTATGAATCCTTCGTTGGAAAAAACAGTCAAATAACACCTGAAACTGAAATTAGGCACATAAGGTGGTGTAATATTGTAGATGCATTGTATTATTTCCGTAAAGCTCAAAATGAGGAACATCGAGCAGgattggaattttttttagatgcattaagagaaaaaatgcaagAAAGAGATATTGAAGatttaaatgaagaagaggaagaatcaTGGAAccatttaaaaatggcaaaagttaaagaaaataatgaatggaaaaattatcaaTTACTTACTTGGAAATATTGGAATCAAGCAGAAAGTGCCGAATCCGCTAGAATTATTCGTCAATAA
- a CDS encoding Duffy receptor precursor (encoded by transcript PVX_110810A), translated as MKGKNRSLFVLLVLLLLHKVNNVLLERTIETLLECKNEYVKGENGYKLAKGHHCVEEDNLERWLQGTNERRSEENIKYKYGVTELKIKYAQMNGKRSSRILKESIYGAHNFGGNSYMEGKDGGDKTGEEKDGEHKTDSKTDNGKGANNLVMLDYETSSNGQPAGTLDNVLEFVTGHEGNSRKNSSNGGNPYDIDHKKTISSAIINHAFLQNTVMKNCNYKRKRRERDWDCNTKKDVCIPDRRYQLCMKELTNLVNNTDTNFHRDITFRKLYLKRKLIYDAAVEGDLLLKLNNYRYNKDFCKDIRWSLGDFGDIIMGTDMEGIGYSKVVENNLRSIFGTDEKAQQRRKQWWNESKAQIWTAMMYSVKKRLKGNFIWICKLNVAVNIEPQIYRWIREWGRDYVSELPTEVQKLKEKCDGKINYTDKKVCKVPPCQNACKSYDQWITRKKNQWDVLSNKFISVKNAEKVQTAGIVTPYDILKQELDEFNEVAFENEINKRDGAYIELCVCSVEEAKKNTQEVVTNVDNAAKSQATNSNPISQPVDSSKAEKVPGDSTHGNVNSGQDSSTTGKAVTGDGQNGNQTPAESDVQRSDIAESVSAKNVDPQKSVSKRSDDTASVTGIAEAGKENLGASNSRPSESTVEANSPGDDTVNSASIPVVSGENPLVTPYNGLRHSKDNSDSDGPAESMANPDSNSKGETGKGQDNDMAKATKDSSNSSDGTSSATGDTTDAVDREINKGVPEDRDKTVGSKDGGGEDNSANKDAATVVGEDRIRENSAGGSTNDRSKNDTEKNGASTPDSKQSEDATALSKTESLESTESGDRTTNDTTNSLENKNGGKEKDLQKHDFKSNDTPNEEPNSDQTTDAEGHDRDSIKNDKAERRKHMNKDTFTKNTNSHHLNSNNNLSNGKLDIKEYKYRDVKATREDIILMSSVRKCNNNISLEYCNSVEDKISSNTCSREKSKNLCCSISDFCLNYFDVYSYEYLSCMKKEFEDPSYKCFTKGGFKDKTYFAAAGALLILLLLIASRKMIKNDSEEATFNEFEEYCDNIHRIPLMPNNIEHMQPSTPLDYS; from the exons tatGCGCAaatgaatggaaaaagaagcagcCGCATTTTGAAGGAATCAATTTACGGGGCGCATAACTTTGGAGGCAACAGTTACATGGAGGGAAAAGATGGAGGAGATAAAactggggaggaaaaagatgGAGAACATAAAACTGATAGTAAAACTGATAACGGGAAAGGTGCAAACAATTTGGTAATGTTAGATTATGAGACATCTAGCAATGGCCAGCCAGCGGGAACCCTTGATAATGTTCTTGAATTTGTGACTGGGCATGAGGGAAATTCTCGTAAAAATTCCTCGAATGGTGGCAATCCTTACGATATTGATCATAAGAAAACGATCTCTAGTGCTATTATAAATCATgcttttcttcaaaatacTGTAATGAAAAACTGTAATTATAAGAGAAAACGTCGGGAAAGAGATTGGGACTGTAACACTAAGAAGGATGTTTGTATACCAGATCGAAGATATCAATTATGTATGAAGGAACTTACGAATTTGGTAAATAATACAGACACAAATTTTCATAGGGATATAACATTTcgaaaattatatttgaaaagGAAACTTATTTATGATGCTGCAGTAGAGGGCGATTTATTACTTAAGTTGAATAACTACAGATATAACAAAGACTTTTGCAAGGATATAAGATGGAGTTTGGGAGATTTTGGAGATATAATTATGGGAACGGATATGGAAGGCATCGGATATTCCAAAGTAgtggaaaataatttgcgCAGCATCTTTGGAACTGATGAAAAGGCCCAACAGCGTCGTAAACAGTGGTGGAATGAATCTAAAGCACAAATTTGGACAGCAATGATGTACtcagttaaaaaaagattaaagGGGAATTTTATATGGATTTGTAAATTAAATGTTGCGGTAAATATAGAACCGCAGATATATAGATGGATTCGAGAATGGGGAAGGGATTACGTGTCAGAATTGCCCACAGAAGTGCAAAAactgaaagaaaaatgtgatgGAAAAATCAATTATACTGATAAAAAAGTATGTAAGGTACCACCATGTCAAAATGCGTGTAAATCATATGATCAATGGAtaaccagaaaaaaaaatcaatggGATGTTCTGTCAAATAAATTCATAAGTGTAAAAAACGCAGAAAAGGTTCAGACGGCAGGTATCGTAACTCCTTATGATATACTAAAACAGGAGTTAGATGAATTTAACGAGGTGGCTTTTGAGAATGAAATTAACAAACGTGATGGTGCATATATTGAGTTATGCGTTTGTTCCGTTGAAgaggctaaaaaaaatactcagGAAGTTGTGACAAATGTGGACAATGCTGCTAAATCTCAGGCCACCAATTCAAATCCGATAAGTCAGCCTGTAGATAGTAGTAAAGCGGAGAAGGTTCCAGGAGATTCTACGCATGGAAATGTTAACAGTGGCCAAGATAGTTCTACCACAGGTAAAGCTGTTACGGGGGAtggtcaaaatggaaatcaGACACCTGCAGAAAGCGATGTACAGCGAAGTGATATTGCCGAAAGTGTAAGTGCTAAAAATGTTGATCCGCAGAAATCTGTAAGTAAAAGAAGTGACGACACTGCAAGCGTTACAGGTATTGCCGAAGCTGGAAAGGAAAACTTAGGCGCATCAAATAGTCGACCTTCTGAGTCCACCGTTGAAGCAAATAGCCCAGGTGATGATACTGTGAACAGTGCATCTATACCTGTAGTGAGTGGTGAAAACCCATTGGTAACCCCCTATAATGGTTTGAGGCATTCGAAAGACAATAGTGATAGCGATGGACCTGCGGAATCAATGGCGAATCCTGATTCAAATAGTAAAGGTGAGACGGGAAAGGGGCAAGATAATGATATGGCGAAGGCTACTAAAGATAGTAGTAATAGTTCAGATGGTACCAGCTCTGCTACGGGTGATACTACTGATGCAGTTGATAGGGAAATTAATAAAGGTGTTCCTGAGGATAGGGATAAAACTGTAGGAAGTAAAgatggagggggggaagataaCTCTGCAAATAAGGATGCAGCGACTGTAGTTGGTGAGGATAGAATTCGTGAGAACAGCGCTGGTGGTAGCACTAATGATAGATCAAAAAATGACACGGAAAAGAACGGGGCCTCTACCCCTGACAGTAAACAAAGTGAGGATGCAACTGCGCTAAGTAAAACCGAAAGTTTAGAATCAACAGAAAGTGGAGATAGAACTACTAATGATACAACTAACAgtttagaaaataaaaatggaggaaaagaaaaggattTACAAAAGCATGATTTTAAAAGTAATGATACGCCGAATGAAGAACCAAATTCTGATCAAACTACAGATGCAGAAGGACATGACAGGGATAGcatcaaaaatgataaagcaGAAAGGAGAAAGCATATGAATAAAGATACTTTTacgaaaaatacaaatagtCACCATttaaatagtaataataatttgaGTAATGGAAAATTAGatataaaagaatacaaATACAGAGATGTCAAAGCAACAAGGGaagatattatattaatgtcTTCAGTACGCAAGTGCAAcaataatatttctttagaGTACTGTAACTCTGTAGAGGACAAAATATCATCGAATACTTGTTCTAGagagaaaagtaaaaatttatgttgCTCAATATCGGATTTTTGTTTGAACTATTTTGACGTGTATTCTTATGAGTATCTTAGCTGcatgaaaaaggaatttgAAGATCCATCCTACAAGTGCTTTACGAAAGGGGGCTTTAAAG ACAAGACTTACTTTGCCGCGGCGGGAGCGTTGCTGATACTGCTGTTGTTAATTGCTTCAAGGAAGATGATCAAAAATGA TTCTGAAGAAGCTACATTTAATGAGTTTGAAGAATACTGTGATAATATTCACAGAATCCCTCTGATGCCTAACA aTATTGAACACATGCAGCCATCAACCCCCCTGGATTATTCATGA